Proteins found in one Coffea eugenioides isolate CCC68of chromosome 5, Ceug_1.0, whole genome shotgun sequence genomic segment:
- the LOC113771672 gene encoding putative late blight resistance protein homolog R1A-3, producing the protein MASSSLTCISSILDDMQLLENKCPDYTDHDFASLKGGLRILRPFLMSARKWGNNDDENLAALLLGTEAAISKTGEKIHSFCLRLELEGRVSANDLRTLVFDCMADFPSDEDIKGWYFVFSYRSLKQSSNNSLMKTEDLIEFMDYLLESFRDDHYDIGVLFEAVEGPTEGLEEKLAFLKNFISFVALHGIKDEQLGPLLAHTELIAVNAACLSYWSCFGADDELYLSIRDATMEGLQKIIPVESHVHETCVQALIASKLSARSYVEADEQILREIIDSLLCNIWWMLKSGTCRMISIKDQLQMLCDGLRSLRTILKEKEKPNKFNEKMRDLTGLVICDAGLVFLTLSLNAINDGWVKEMDLVPLDLLERIKLIKATIAEECPGTSPFNFPKTNELGFVDSLLKYMMDLKSPEAGTAALVNHRVQTVQEELAFFPSFLGKIVDLCNEDEELQSLWDRVVYLAYRVEFLMDSLLVGDIVDSSSISFDSIVEEIKIIKSEALKISDSKRLDVKVKEVTKTLNHQPSPVFKPTINDLVVGIEDEAASIINRLRRGSNQVQIVPIVGMPGLGKTTLAKKVYNDSNVMSHFHVRAWCTVSQDYHNKHMLLQILTSLDSKLPDKYFEMSEEDLALEVKKRLQKNRYLIILDDIWDTEAWNGLQATFPDNGDGSRVIFTSRYHDIAPQDKLDKEPHRLRPLTHDESWDLLTKELFPGNLPPPELCELQMQIVEICQGLPLTIIILAGILKNVDRQGWKEVVESLSSSVVSSTEQCTATLELSYNNLADNLKPCFLYFGAFPEDHEHNLDKLIWLWVAEGFAQKSQFKSAEDVADDYIMDLISRSLITVSKRRSTGGIKTCRIHDLLHEFCVRRAREENFFQRVSGYDELQAFSMQHNLRRLCIHSEPEHFCKSRLFAPTIRSLLFFSHDERYKKKMFHLSFIFGIFKLVRVLDLSHISLGSALPRELEFLVQLSYLAVLGTMKSIPSSIANLTNLETFIVGTFSRIVSLPDTIWNMKKLRHLHIRRRYRYYSTFRLPTNNLDDAAQLWNLVTFSDAILSSWENVDKILRKLPNIRKLKCSIELLESDYPASGASDKILVLDFLSQLESLTLKAKGYVQCQFEFQFSSTIKKLTLSRFYFPWSKISAIENLPNLEVLKLLRGAFEGEEWNMEEEGFPKVRFLKLASLDIVKWTASEYEECFPSLRKLILEDCHYLEEIPPCLGNSSLETIEVSNCPYSASFIKPLQEEQMDMGNTHLKIYPEKWTTNVLKYV; encoded by the coding sequence ATGGCCTCCAGTAGTCTTACATGCATTTCTTCCATCTTGGATGATATGCAGTTGCTGGAGAACAAATGTCCAGACTATACAGATCATGATTTCGCAAGCCTGAAAGGGGGGCTAAGAATTTTGAGACCATTCCTCATGAGTGCGAGAAAGTGGGGCAACAATGATGACGAAAATCTAGCAGCTCTTCTATTAGGCACTGAAGCTGCCATTTCCAAAACTGGAGAGAAGATCCATTCATTTTGTCTTCGTTTGGAACTGGAAGGTCGAGTTTCTGCCAACGATCTGCGGACTCTGGTCTTTGATTGTATGGCAGACTTTCCTTCCGATGAAGATATAAAGGGGTGGTACTTCGTTTTCTCATATCGCTCGTTAAAGCAGTCTAGTAACAATTCACTGATGAAAACAGAAGACCTTATCGAATTCATGGATTATCTTCTGGAGAGTTTTAGGGACGATCATTATGATATAGGTGTTCTGTTTGAAGCTGTAGAAGGACCAACCGAAGGCCTTGAAGAGAAGCTGGCGTTCTTGAAGAACTTCATCAGTTTCGTTGCACTGCACGGGATTAAAGATGAGCAATTGGGACCTTTATTGGCTCACACTGAACTTATCGCTGTCAATGCAGCATGCCTCAGTTACTGGTCGTGCTTTGGCGCAGATGATGAACTGTACTTATCAATCAGGGATGCTACGATGGAAGGGCTGCAGAAGATCATTCCTGTGGAATCCCATGTCCATGAGACCTGTGTCCAGGCTCTGATTGCTTCAAAGTTATCAGCACGATCATATGTGGAAGCAGATGAGCAGATATTGCGGGAGATCATTGATTCTCTCCTATGTAATATTTGGTGGATGCTCAAGTCTGGTACTTGTCGTATGATCTCTATTAAGGATCAACTGCAAATGCTTTGTGATGGACTAAGATCTCTAAGAACCATTTTGAAGGAGAAGGAGAAGCCCAACAAGTTTAATGAGAAAATGAGAGATCTTACTGGACTCGTGATCTGCGATGCGGGACTTGTTTTTTTAACTCTTTCTCTGAATGCAATCAATGATGGATGGGTCAAGGAAATGGATCTTGTGCCTTTAGATCTGCTGGAAAGGATTAAGCTCATAAAGGCAACAATTGCAGAGGAATGTCCAGGAACATCACCATTCAACTTTCCCAAAACTAATGAGTTGGGCTTTGTTGATTCTCTTCTAAAGTATATGATGGATCTGAAAAGTCCTGAGGCTGGCACAGCTGCTCTTGTAAATCATAGAGTTCAAACAGTCCAGGAAGAGCTTGCCTTCTTTCCCTCTTTCTTGGGGAAAATTGTGGATTTGTGCAATGAAGATGAGGAGCTCCAATCACTTTGGGATCGCGTGGTGTACTTGGCATACAGGGTGGAGTTTCTCATGGATTCCTTACTAGTTGGGGATATTGTagattcttcttcaatttcatttgattcCATTGTAGAAGAAATTAAGATCATCAAATCTGAGGCCTTGAAGATTTCTGATAGCAAAAGACTTGATGTCAAGGTTAAGGAAGTTACCAAGACACTCAATCACCAGCCGTCACCGGTATTTAAGCCAACAATCAATGACTTGGTGGTAGGAATCGAGGATGAGGCGGCATCTATAATCAATCGACTCAGAAGAGGATCAAACCAGGTGCAAATTGTTCCAATTGTAGGTATGCCAGGACTTGGTAAGACCACTTTGGCTAAAAAGGTTTACAATGATTCGAATGTGATGTCTCATTTTCACGTGCGTGCTTGGTGTACTGTTTCCCAAGATTATCACAACAAACATATGTTGCTTCAAATTTTGACTTCTCTAGATTCCAAGCTTCCTGACAAATATTTTGAGATGAGCGAAGAAGATCTGGCATTAGAAGTCAAAAAACGGTTGCAGAAGAATAGATACCTCATtattttggatgatatatggGACACTGAAGCATGGAACGGATTGCAAGCCACATTCCCTGATAATGGAGATGGAAGTAGAGTTATCTTCACAAGTCGTTATCATGATATTGCTCCACAAGATAAACTTGACAAAGAACCTCACCGTCTTCGTCCACTCACTCATGATGAGAGTTGGGATTTGCTGACAAAAGAGTTATTTCCTGGAAATTTGCCACCTCCAGAATTATGTGAACTTCAAATGCAGATCGTGGAAATTTGTCAAGGGCTACCACTTACAATTATCATTCTTGCTGGAATTCTTAAAAATGTGGACAGACAAGGTTGGAAAGAAGTTGTAGAAAGTTTAAGTTCGAGCGTTGTTTCTAGTACAGAGCAATGCACTGCTACACTAGAGCTGAGTTACAACAACTTAGCAGATAATTTGAAGCCATGCTTCCTGTACTTTGGAGCATTTCCAGAGGACCATGAACACAATCTTGATAAGTTGATTTGGTTATGGGTCGCTGAAGGATTTGCCCAGAAAAGTCAGTTCAAGAGTGCAGAGGATGTGGCAGATGATTACATCATGGATCTAATAAGCAGAAGCTTAATCACGGTTTCTAAAAGAAGATCCACTGGTGGGATCAAAACTTGTCGTATTCACGACCTGTTACATGAGTTTTGTGTGAGAAGAGCCagagaagaaaatttttttcagCGGGTAAGTGGGTATGATGAACTGCAGGCATTCAGTATGCAACACAACCTACGCCGCCTATGCATTCACTCTGAGCCAGAACACTTTTGCAAGTCCAGATTATTTGCTCCCACCATTCGTTCTCTGCTATTCTTCAGTCATGATGAAAGGTACAAAAAAAAGATGTTCCATCTATCATTCATTTTTGGCATCTTTAAACTTGTTAGAGTGTTAGATTTGAGCCACATAAGTCTAGGTTCTGCTTTACCAAGAGAACTAGAATTCCTTGTTCAGCTGAGCTATCTGGCAGTTCTAGGCACCATGAAGTCCATTCCATCATCCATAGCCAATCTAACAAACTTGGAAACTTTCATTGTGGGAACATTTTCTCGTATTGTTTCACTGCCAGATACCATATGGAATATGAAGAAACTAAGGCATTTGCACATTAGGAGAAGGTATAGGTATTATTCTACTTTTCGGTTGCCCACCAACAATCTTGACGATGCTGCACAGTTATGGAATTTGGTTACCTTCTCTGACGCAATTCTTTCTTCATGGGAGAACGTGGACAAGATATTGAGAAAGCTTCCCAATATTCGCAAGCTGAAATGCAGCATCGAACTCCTTGAATCTGATTATCCTGCTTCGGGTGCATCCGACAAGATTCTAGTACTTGATTTTCTAAGTCAACTAGAATCACTCACTTTGAAGGCGAAAGGTTATGTTCAATGCCAGTTTGAGTTTCAATTCTCTTCCACCATTAAAAAGTTGACTCTGTCGCGCTTTTACTTCCCTTGGAGCAAAATATCAGCAATCGAAAATCTACCTAATCTTGAGGTTCTCAAATTACTTCGCGGAGCATTTGAGGGGGAAGAATGGAACATGGAAGAAGAGGGGTTCCCTAAAGTTCGTTTCTTGAAATTAGCTTCCCTGGATATTGTCAAGTGGACCGCCTCTGAGTACGAGGAATGTTTTCCAAGTCTAAGGAAATTAATTTTGGAAGACTGTCACTATTTGGAGGAGATCCCTCCTTGTCTGGGGAATTCAAGTCTTGAAACAATTGAGGTGTCTAATTGTCCCTACTCTGCAAGTTTTATAAAGCCACTTCAGGAGGAACAAATGGACATGGGAAATACTCATCTGAAGATCTATCCAGAGAAATGGACAACTAATGTGCTCAAGTATGTTTAG